A region of the Desulfurellaceae bacterium genome:
CTATTATTTCCCCGATCCGAGCAAAACCGGCCAGGCGATGCGCCCCAGCCCGACCTTTAACGCCGTGATCGACGCGCTGTAAAAAACGGCCAAGCTGTTCGCATTTGCCGCCAGTGTAATGCAATAGGCGGAAGAGGGGAGGACGTATGACGTTCTCCCCTCTTTACTTTCTGAGCTGAAAAAATCTTGCATGGCACACCCGCTCGCGCCCTCGGGTCCGTCCCTGCTCCACACCCGTCTGCCCTTTTTTTACGGCTGGGTGGTGGTCGCCGTCGCCTTTGTCACCATGGCCATTGGGGTGAACACGCGGACCGCCTTCTCGCTGTTGTTTCCGCCCATTCTGACCGAGTTTGGCTGGGACCGGGGTGGCACTGCGGCAGCCTTTTCCTTTGGCTTTGTTGCCGCCACGCTCTACTCGCCGATGATTGGCTTTCTGATGGATCGCTTTGGGCCGCGGCTTATCCTGCCAGCCGGGGCCGGCATGGTCAGTACCGGGCTGATTCTGACCACCTATATCTCCCAGCCGTGGCACCTGTATCTGGCCTTTGGCCTCTTTGTCGGCGGGGGCAGCATGTTCATCAGCTACCTGGGGCATTCTCTGTTCGTGCCCTACTGGTTTGCCCGCAAACGGGGCTTGGCCCTGGGCATTACCTTTGCCGGCGCCGGGGTCGGGTCGATTATCCTCTTTCCCTGGCTGCAAGACACGATCAGTCACGCTGGCTGGCGTGACGCGTGTTGGATCATGGCGCTGGTGCTGTTTGTGACGGTTGTGCCGCTGAACAGCATCTTGCAGCGTCGGCGGCCGGAAGACCTCGGTCTGGCCCCCGATGGAGAGGCGGGGGCGGGCTCGTCTCAGGCTGCACCCGGCCGGGCCGACACTATTGTCGATCACGCCTGGGCTTCGACGGACTGGACCTTGGCCTTGGCCGTCCGGACCGCGCGGTTCTGGTGGCTGGCGCTGGCCATGTCAAGCTGTCTGTACGCCTGGTACGCGGTCCAGGTCCATCAGACCAAGTATTTGGACGACATCGGATTCTCCCCCCAGCTGGCCGCCTACGCGCTCGGTCTGGTCGGCCTGACCGGCAGCGTCGGTCAGATCGGCCTGGGATTTTTGTCCGACCGGATCGGCCGCGAATGGGTCTGGACGCTGAGCCTGTCGGGCTTTGGCCTGTGTTACGCCCTGCTGCTGGTCATGCAGGAACAGCCCAGCCACGTGTTGTTATACAGCATGGTCGTGGCCCAGGGTTTGTTGGGCTACGGAGTCTCGGCCGTGTATGGAGCGGTGGCGGCCGAAATTTTCCAGAGCCGACGCTACGGCACGATCTATGGAACGCTGAGTGTGGCCGGCAGCCTGGGGGCCGCAGTCGGACCGTGGGTGACCGGTCTGGTGTACGATCAAACCGGGACCTACGCACCGGCGTTTTGGCTGGCGATCGGGCTGTGCGGGGTGTCCATCGTCAGCATGTGGATGGCCGCGCCCAGAAAAGTCCGCCTCGTGGCCGGGCGGGTCGGGCGCTAGCTCCTGCTGGGAAACGAATCAGATTTCCACGGATAGGTCACTTTTCTGGCTCCCACCACTCGGAATCCGCTCCGGCGAATAGCTCCGTAGTCTCCTCTAAATCAGCAAGAAACAGAGGATCGTGAACGGCTTGCTTCAGCTGAGCCAGTTTCTCGGAATCGGGTGGGGGAGCGCTGTTCACGATCATAGTCCTGATCTCTTTCCTCAGTTCGAGCAGGGGCGACGGTTTCCTTTAGAACTTGGCCTGGGGCACCGGCAAGCCGGGAATATCTGAACGGGTGCGGAACACCGTGCCCTTGAGATCGCGCTGATCGTTGTTGGCGGTCACCACGTACAGGTCACACATGTCGGGACCGCCAAAGGCTACGCTGGTGATGGTTTTTGCCGGGATGTTGATCCGCCGATCAAGCGTGCCGTCCGGCTTAAACCGCACGACCTCACCCGAGCCGGCCACCACCGCCACCCATACCCCGCCCTCGACATCAACCGTCATACCGTCGGGCATGCCGTCGGGCAGCTTGGCAAACAGCTGGCGGTCGCTGACCGTTCGGTCGGCGCGCACCTCATACACCCAGACCGCACGGGTGGTGGAGTCACAGTGGTAGAGCAGGCTGCGATCCGCGCTGAAGCCGAGCCCGTTTGTGACCTCAACCCCTTCCCACAGATGCGTCACCTGTCCCGATGGATCGACCCGAAACAGGGAACCCGGCGGCGGTGTGCTCTTGAAATCAAACTTGTTGATGTCGCAGCCGAACGAACCGACCCAGATGCTGCCCTGGTCATCAATGGTCAGATCGTTCAGGCCGAACAGCGGCTTACCGTCCCAGTCGCTGAAGATCTCTGTGACCTGGCCGCTCTGTTCGTTCCACCGGGCGAGCGACAGGCCGGTGACAAGGATACCCCCACCCTCGTTCAGCGCGATGCCGCCCACCGCCTTGCGGTCTTTCGGGATCAGCGTCTCAATCTGCCCGTCCTGGCTGCGGCGAAAGACGCCACCCCCACGGACATCGCTGAAGTAGAGCCGGTTCAGCTCATCGGTGCGGGGTCCCTCCAGCAGGCCATAGCCGGTCGCCAAGGTTTCAAATTCCATGCGCTTCCTCCTTCTACGCTATTTGAAAAATTCGCCCCTGCCGGTGCTGACTCATTCTGGTAGCCGACAAGGGGACTGGCATAGCAGGTCAAGTGTCAGCCTCACCTTTGAGATGCTGCTCTGCCCATGCCACCACTGTTGCTGCGATAGAGACGCTTGCTCGATATTCTTCTTCGGTCACTGGCTCCGTGATACCGGGATATCGAGTCGCGACGGCAAAACGGGTCAAGCGTCCCGCTTCCCGGACAGGCTGTGGTATAGCCACCTCTGCTTTTTCGAGAAGACTGAGAAGGGTGGCTAAGTCATGGATGTAGGGAAAAGAAATTGCCGCTTTGAGCAGCACAGCTTTTATGGCTTTTTCCGCAGCCTGCTGGGCATCAAAACACAGATCTTCCAAATATATTTCCGGGTTGTGTGTCTTTGCCCTGGTGAGGTTACTTCTGGCACGGTTCAACCATTCTCTCGGATCATCCGGGGAGAGTCGCTTAGGCGGCATAGATCACTTTCCCCTCTTGGAGTGCCGGTGCAATAACCAGGGCAGGGCTATGTCTGTAACGTTCGATATCCTCAGGGGTCGCCACGACGACATCAGTCGCCTGGCCGACTCCGATGAGGCTCATATAGATTTCTTCGGTCAGCCGCCCGCGATGAAATTGGCCGGATTTGATAACTAAGAGATCAACATCGCTGTCAGGCCCCATGCTTCCTCGTGCCGCAGAACCAAACAAAAGAATGCGTTCGGGGGCTGCGACCCTAACGATCCGACGAATAATCTCGTCCAGGAGATGTTGAGGAACCGTTCCCATCTGTCACCAAATACCCATGCCCATGACGGGCTCAGCATAATCTGGGCAGCCCGCCCGCCTCTCTAATCTACAATGCTATATGGCTTTATAGAAGAGCCCTGCTCGCTCCCGTCCCTGCCAGGAGCCCCATGAACGGTAAACAGGGTATTCTCGGCCCTTTGCAACACGAGGCCGAGAAGGTGTCAGTCCGAGTCGCGGGCTGCGGCTCGGCGCAGGCGGTCCATGATCGCCCGTCCGAGTCCGTGTTCGGGAAGAGCCTCGACCACCAGGCGGTCAAGGCCAAGCCCGTCGAAACGGTGCAGGGCGGCAAACAGATTGGTCGCCGCCTCAAGCAGGTCGCCCTCAGCCGACAAAGCCTCATGGTGTGTATAGGCGTCAGCTGCCGGAACCGGCCTGAAGCTGAGTAAACCGACCCGTTCCTGAGGAGACGGCCGGGGAATGGCCTGACCGGGGGCGAGCAGGGTCAGCCGAACACGCGGCGCGTAGTGCTGTGGCAGAGTGCCGGGCGAGCGCGGATCAGCATCGGTGGAAGAGGGCAGGCGAACCGGACCGATCAGGGCTTCTATCTCCTCCACGCTCAGCCCGCCCGGCCGTAATACCACCGCCTCCTCGCTACTCAACGCGCACACCGTGGATTCAAG
Encoded here:
- a CDS encoding SMP-30/gluconolactonase/LRE family protein — protein: MEFETLATGYGLLEGPRTDELNRLYFSDVRGGGVFRRSQDGQIETLIPKDRKAVGGIALNEGGGILVTGLSLARWNEQSGQVTEIFSDWDGKPLFGLNDLTIDDQGSIWVGSFGCDINKFDFKSTPPPGSLFRVDPSGQVTHLWEGVEVTNGLGFSADRSLLYHCDSTTRAVWVYEVRADRTVSDRQLFAKLPDGMPDGMTVDVEGGVWVAVVAGSGEVVRFKPDGTLDRRINIPAKTITSVAFGGPDMCDLYVVTANNDQRDLKGTVFRTRSDIPGLPVPQAKF
- a CDS encoding nucleotidyltransferase domain-containing protein — translated: MGTVPQHLLDEIIRRIVRVAAPERILLFGSAARGSMGPDSDVDLLVIKSGQFHRGRLTEEIYMSLIGVGQATDVVVATPEDIERYRHSPALVIAPALQEGKVIYAA
- a CDS encoding HEPN domain-containing protein yields the protein MPPKRLSPDDPREWLNRARSNLTRAKTHNPEIYLEDLCFDAQQAAEKAIKAVLLKAAISFPYIHDLATLLSLLEKAEVAIPQPVREAGRLTRFAVATRYPGITEPVTEEEYRASVSIAATVVAWAEQHLKGEADT
- a CDS encoding MFS transporter, with product MAHPLAPSGPSLLHTRLPFFYGWVVVAVAFVTMAIGVNTRTAFSLLFPPILTEFGWDRGGTAAAFSFGFVAATLYSPMIGFLMDRFGPRLILPAGAGMVSTGLILTTYISQPWHLYLAFGLFVGGGSMFISYLGHSLFVPYWFARKRGLALGITFAGAGVGSIILFPWLQDTISHAGWRDACWIMALVLFVTVVPLNSILQRRRPEDLGLAPDGEAGAGSSQAAPGRADTIVDHAWASTDWTLALAVRTARFWWLALAMSSCLYAWYAVQVHQTKYLDDIGFSPQLAAYALGLVGLTGSVGQIGLGFLSDRIGREWVWTLSLSGFGLCYALLLVMQEQPSHVLLYSMVVAQGLLGYGVSAVYGAVAAEIFQSRRYGTIYGTLSVAGSLGAAVGPWVTGLVYDQTGTYAPAFWLAIGLCGVSIVSMWMAAPRKVRLVAGRVGR